Below is a window of Allomuricauda ruestringensis DSM 13258 DNA.
CAAAGCAAAATAATGGAAGTAGGTATTTTTTCATGATCTGGCTTGGTTAGGCCAATGGTCACGATCCGGGGAAATCTGCCTTGCGTTTGTCCAAAAATGCGGAAGTTCCTTCTTTAAAGTCGTCTGTTCCAAAGCAATTGCCAAAGGCATCAATTTCCACCGAATAGCCATCAGCGTCATATTTAAAACCAGCATTTATCGCTTTTATTGCATGTTTTATGGCGACACTGGAATTATTCGATATCCTGCTCGCAATTTTCATACAAAATGGCAACAATTCTTCAGAAGAAACGACATGGTTCACCAACCCATATCCAAATGCTTTGTCGGAATCGATCATTCCTGCGGTCATGATCATTTCCATGGCCCTTCCCTTTCCTACCAACTGGGGCAAGCGTTGGGTTCCGCCATAACCGGGAATTACTCCCAACGATACTTCGGGCAAGCCCATTCTTGCATTGCTACTGGCCACTCTAAAATGACATGCCATGGCAAGTTCCAGACCTCCTCCCAGGGCAAAACCATTGATGGCAGCAATAACGGGAGTGGAAAGATTTGCTACAAAATCGAACAGATGTTGCTGCCCAACTGCTGCCAACTGACGACCCTCTTTTACCGAGAAATTGGCAAATTCGGAAATATCGGCACCGGCAACAAAGGCTTTCTCTCCACTTCCTGTGATAATGATCACTTTTATGTCCCTATCCTCGTCCAGTTCCTTAAAGGCCACGTGTAACTCTTCAATTGTTCTTTTGTTCAGGGCATTTAGCTTTTTTGGTCTGTTTATGGTTATGGTGGCCAAATTGTTATCTTCTTCAATGTAAATGTTTTCGAAATCCATGTATACTGATGTTTGAGACGGGCTATACAATGTCCGCCATTATTATTTATGTTCTTTTGGAAACTCAATGGTAAAAACGGTCCCTTTTCCAACTTTAGAAGTAAAGTTAATGGTTCCGCCATAGTTTTCCACAATGTTCTTTACCATACCCAGCCCCAGACCCGTTCCACTGGACTTGGTAGTAAACTTAGGCTCAAAAATTTGGTGTTTGTGCTCGTCCGCTATTCCAAGGCCGTTGTCTGCAATCGAAATTTTAACACGATCGCCTACGGAGGCCACTGTTACCAAGATTCTCGGGGAGTCTACATCGGGCACTGCTTGAATGGCATTCTTCACCAGATTGGTGATTACCCTTATTAACTGGGTACGATCCAGCTTGGCCACAATTTCTTCTTCGTCAGCTATAAAATGAATGTAGTCCTCATTAAAAATCTCCATAGCCAATTTTACCACCTTAACCACATTCAAAGTCTCGTTCTGCTGAGCGGGCATATCGGCAAAACTGGAAAATGCTGTGGCTATATTGCTCATCGTGTCTATTTGTTGTATCAAGGTTTTGGAAAACTCTTTGACCTTTTTCTGAATATCAGGATCATTTGGGTCGAATTTGCGCTCAAAACTCTGCACAGTTAGCCGTAAAGGAGTGAGAGGATTCTTGATTTCATGGGCTACCTGTTTGGCCATTTCACGCCACGCCTGTTCTCGTTCACTTCTAGCCAGTTTTACGGCACTTTCCTCCAACTCATCGATCATTCGGTTGTACGAATCCACTAATTTGCCAATTTCCTCTCCAGGACTTTCCAAATATATTTTTTCGTTTTGATGGGTCAAGTTGGTTCTGTTGATTTTGTCCGATATGGTCTGTAGCGACCTTGTAATGTATTTAGAAATGAAATATGCCAAAATAATGGCGATGATCAGCATTAAAAGATACACCATGCCCAACCTAAAGAGAAATTCCCTCAATTCCATATTATTGAAGGTGTTGTCTTCAAAATAAGGAAGGTTCAGTATACCGATGGGTTTGAACCTGAGGTCGTAAATGTAGGTGTAGGTGGATTGATAATTATCTCCGGCCGTCCTTTTTTCTTCCACAAACCGTGGCTCCCCACTTTCCCTTAAAAAATTGAGTACTTCGGGGTCGAGACATGTAGCGATTGAATTGGATTCAAAAGTAGGACGAGAGCTTTTGATCAAATTGCCCTCGAGATCGTAAATGTTGAAATTTACATTTTGGATGTTGGCTATCTCATAAATCTCCTCGCTGAATATAAGGTGGAGATTCTCCGTGGTTATGGGATATGTCGTTTCCTTTAGGACATAATCGATGCTTTTTATGAGCTGCTCTTCCTTTCGCTCCAACCTTTCGTTGTGATAGTCGTTGCCTTGTTCCTTGTATTGATAAACCGTAACCCCGGCAATCAAGACAGAAGCGAGTACTACCAAGGTAATCATGGCAACAAATATGCGTGACCTTAAGGAAAACTTTCTTAACAAGCTCGCTTGATTTAGCCTTAAATTTAAGCAATTATCGAGCCAAATAAAGTGCAAGTGCAAAAATCAAGTTCAAGAACTTCATTTACATTGACTCTTTAGAAAGGTATTGTAGATGTTTTGTGAAATTCCTACCTTAAGGTGGCAGGCGGGCAATCAAAAATTCCACTTACTTTATCATAAAAGATACTTAGTCCAGCAAAGAATGAATAACTCATTGTTCGATTTTTGGATTGATCGTCATTCTAAGAGAGCAGAGCGAATGAAGAATCTAACTTGCACAAAGCAAGTGATTTTGACACAAACCCTACTGATATTCACTAATATGTCACCTTAAACGGAATCCAGAGGTAGAAAGAGAGCTAAAGTCATGGGCGTCCGAGTTGGCACTACTTAGATTTTTTCCACAAAGAAAAAACCCAAACTCCTATTGGAATTTGGGTTTTGTATGTTGAAATATTATGAGATTTATCCCTTTAAAGTAGCGGATAAGTACTCGCGGTTCATACGGGCAATGTTGGTTAAGGAAATACCTTTAGGGCACTCCACTTCACATGCTCCCGTGTTGGTACAATTGCCAAAACCTTCCAAGTCCATTTGACGGACCATATTTTGAACACGTTCTGTAGCTTCGATTCTTCCTTGCGGCAACAAGGCAAACTGGGAAACTTTGGCAGAGGTGAACAACATGGCACTTGCATTTTTGCAAGCGGCCACACAAGCACCACAACCAATACAGGTAGCGGCATCCATGGCTTCGTCTGCATCGTATTTGTTAATGGGAATGGCATTGGCGTCCACAGTGTTCCCCGAAGTGTTCACAGAGATATAACCACCAGCTTGTTGGATTCTCTCAAACGAACTCCGATCCACGATCAGATCCTTGATTACAGGAAATGCTTTGGCACGGAAAGGCTCAATTACAATGGTATCCCCATCGTTGAACTTTCGCATGTGCAATTGGCAAGTGGTTACCAATCGGTCTGGACCGTGGGGCTCTCCATTGATTTGCAAGGAACAGGTTCCGCAGATACCTTCCCTACAATCGTGATCGAACTCAACAGGCTCTTCTCCTTTGGAGACCAATTCTTCATTCAAGATGTCCAGCATCTCCAGGAAAGACATATCTCCTTCTACACCGTCAAGGGTATAATCAACTATTTTCCCAGGTGAGGATGCGTCCTTTTGACGCCATATTTTTAAATGTAGCTTCATTGCTTCGCTAGTTATTAAGTTAATCGGTTATTGGTGTAAACCTTCTTTTAGTTTAGCATCCTTTAAATATTTGATATAACCGTTTAATATTTTCAATGTTTTATTGTGCAACTCTCTAAAGTTATTAAGTTTTTCCTCTGCAATATAGTTTTCATCCAATGCTATTATTACATGATCCAAAGTTTCATTCAACGAACCTCTTGCCATCCTGCAGAATTGAATGTTTTCCTGATAGTTGAACCTCCCAAATCCTTCTGCAATATTGTTTCCAATTGAGCGGGATGAACGCCTTATTTGGCTGATAAGTCCAAACTTTTCAGAATTTGGCAATTGTGGGATAATTTCATCTTTAACATAATTTCGAAGAATTCTCGATTCTTTCCAGCAAGCTAACTCTTCAAAAGATTTAAAACTTCCCACTAATAATTCTACTGCTGTTCTTTATCCAATAACTTAATAACCAATAACACAATAATTATTTATATGATCTTGTCTTCAGTTCAATGTTTTCGTATACCAAATCCTCTTTGTGCAATTCGGCATCTTTGGGCTCGCCTTTATATTCCCAAGCGGCCACATATTTAAAGTTCTCGTCATCACGTAGCGCTTCACCCTCTTCGGTTTGGTACTCTTCTCGGAAGTGTCCGCCACAAGATTCGTTTCTGTGCAATGCATCTTTCGCGAAAAGCTCGCCCAGTTCCAAGAAATCGGCAACGCGCCCAGCTTTTTCCAGTTCTTGGTTTTTAGAATCGATGCTTCCGGGAATTTTTACGTTCTCCCAGAAATCTTTCCTTAGTGCTGAAATCTCCTTGATGGCTTCTTTCAGTTCCTTTTCGTTTCGGGCCATACCACATTTGTTCCACATAATCTTGCCCAGTTTTTTGTGATAGTAGTCCACGGAATGGATTCCATAACCACCCATCAACTTCTCCATTCTATCGCGAACCTGTTGTTCGGCTTCGTCAAATTCTTTAGTATCAGTTGGAATGGCCCCCGTTCTAATATCATGTGATAGATAGTCGCCAATCGTATATGGCAGTACAAAATATCCATCTGCCAAACCTTGCATCAAGGCCGAAGCACCCAATCGGTTGGCACCGTGGTCGCTAAAGTTGGCCTCTCCGGCTGCGTAGCAACCAGGGATTGTGGTCTGCAAGTTATAATCTACCCAAAGCCCTCCCATGGTGTAGTGTACCGCAGGATAAATCATCATCGGGGTTTTGTATGGATTCTGATCTACGATTTTTTCGTACATCTGGAAAAGGTTACCATATTTAGCCTCAACAACCTCTTCACCCAGTTTTATGATGGTTGCCTCATCTGGGTTCTTAAGTCCAGAGGTCAATGCCTTTTCTTTTCCGTAACGCTTGATGGCGGATGCGAAATCCAAGAATACCGCTTCTCCAGTTTTGTTTACTCCAAATCCTGCATCGCAACGTTCCTTGGCAGCTCTCGAAGCCACATCACGGGGAACAAGGTTACCGAAGGCAGGATACCTTCTTTCCAAATAATAATCTCTGTCTTCTTCAGCAATCTCCGTTGGTTTCAACTTGCCTTCGCGGACTGCGATCGCATCTTCTTTTTTCTTGGGGACCCAAATTCGACCATCGTTTCGAAGTGATTCGGACATCAATGTCAATTTGGATTGATGGTCCCCTGAAACAGGAATACAGGTTGGGTGAATCTGTGTAAAACATGGGTTGGCAAAGAAAGCTCCCTTACGGTGTGCTCTCCATGCAGCCATTACGTTACTTCCCATGGCGTTGGTGGAAAGGAAGAACACATTTCCGTACCCTCCAGTAGCCAGAACTACCGCGTGTGCACTATGTCTTTCAATTTCTCCGGTCACCAAGTTTCTGGCGATTATTCCACGAGCCTTACCGTCTACCAATACCAAATCCATCATTTCGTGACGGTTAAAGGCCTGTATCTTACCACGGTTTATCTGGCGGTTCATGGCAGAATAGGCACCGAGCAACAATTGCTGTCCGGTTTGTCCTTTGGCATAAAAAGTTCTCGATACAAGTACCCCTCCAAAAGAACGGTTGTCCAACATTCCCCCATACTCAC
It encodes the following:
- a CDS encoding fumarate reductase/succinate dehydrogenase flavoprotein subunit is translated as MGILDSKIPSGPLADKWTKHKNDINLVNPANKRNIDIIVVGTGLAGGAAAATLAELGYNVKTFCYQDSPRRAHSIAAQGGINAAKNYQGDGDSNYRLFYDTIKGGDYRSREGNVYRLAEVSGNIIDQCVAQGVPFAREYGGMLDNRSFGGVLVSRTFYAKGQTGQQLLLGAYSAMNRQINRGKIQAFNRHEMMDLVLVDGKARGIIARNLVTGEIERHSAHAVVLATGGYGNVFFLSTNAMGSNVMAAWRAHRKGAFFANPCFTQIHPTCIPVSGDHQSKLTLMSESLRNDGRIWVPKKKEDAIAVREGKLKPTEIAEEDRDYYLERRYPAFGNLVPRDVASRAAKERCDAGFGVNKTGEAVFLDFASAIKRYGKEKALTSGLKNPDEATIIKLGEEVVEAKYGNLFQMYEKIVDQNPYKTPMMIYPAVHYTMGGLWVDYNLQTTIPGCYAAGEANFSDHGANRLGASALMQGLADGYFVLPYTIGDYLSHDIRTGAIPTDTKEFDEAEQQVRDRMEKLMGGYGIHSVDYYHKKLGKIMWNKCGMARNEKELKEAIKEISALRKDFWENVKIPGSIDSKNQELEKAGRVADFLELGELFAKDALHRNESCGGHFREEYQTEEGEALRDDENFKYVAAWEYKGEPKDAELHKEDLVYENIELKTRSYK
- a CDS encoding enoyl-CoA hydratase/isomerase family protein, which encodes MDFENIYIEEDNNLATITINRPKKLNALNKRTIEELHVAFKELDEDRDIKVIIITGSGEKAFVAGADISEFANFSVKEGRQLAAVGQQHLFDFVANLSTPVIAAINGFALGGGLELAMACHFRVASSNARMGLPEVSLGVIPGYGGTQRLPQLVGKGRAMEMIMTAGMIDSDKAFGYGLVNHVVSSEELLPFCMKIASRISNNSSVAIKHAIKAINAGFKYDADGYSVEIDAFGNCFGTDDFKEGTSAFLDKRKADFPGS
- a CDS encoding succinate dehydrogenase/fumarate reductase iron-sulfur subunit encodes the protein MKLHLKIWRQKDASSPGKIVDYTLDGVEGDMSFLEMLDILNEELVSKGEEPVEFDHDCREGICGTCSLQINGEPHGPDRLVTTCQLHMRKFNDGDTIVIEPFRAKAFPVIKDLIVDRSSFERIQQAGGYISVNTSGNTVDANAIPINKYDADEAMDAATCIGCGACVAACKNASAMLFTSAKVSQFALLPQGRIEATERVQNMVRQMDLEGFGNCTNTGACEVECPKGISLTNIARMNREYLSATLKG
- a CDS encoding four helix bundle protein, which translates into the protein MGSFKSFEELACWKESRILRNYVKDEIIPQLPNSEKFGLISQIRRSSRSIGNNIAEGFGRFNYQENIQFCRMARGSLNETLDHVIIALDENYIAEEKLNNFRELHNKTLKILNGYIKYLKDAKLKEGLHQ
- a CDS encoding HAMP domain-containing sensor histidine kinase, which gives rise to MITLVVLASVLIAGVTVYQYKEQGNDYHNERLERKEEQLIKSIDYVLKETTYPITTENLHLIFSEEIYEIANIQNVNFNIYDLEGNLIKSSRPTFESNSIATCLDPEVLNFLRESGEPRFVEEKRTAGDNYQSTYTYIYDLRFKPIGILNLPYFEDNTFNNMELREFLFRLGMVYLLMLIIAIILAYFISKYITRSLQTISDKINRTNLTHQNEKIYLESPGEEIGKLVDSYNRMIDELEESAVKLARSEREQAWREMAKQVAHEIKNPLTPLRLTVQSFERKFDPNDPDIQKKVKEFSKTLIQQIDTMSNIATAFSSFADMPAQQNETLNVVKVVKLAMEIFNEDYIHFIADEEEIVAKLDRTQLIRVITNLVKNAIQAVPDVDSPRILVTVASVGDRVKISIADNGLGIADEHKHQIFEPKFTTKSSGTGLGLGMVKNIVENYGGTINFTSKVGKGTVFTIEFPKEHK